A genomic stretch from Planctomycetota bacterium includes:
- a CDS encoding 3-isopropylmalate dehydratase small subunit: protein MIRGKAWKFGDGISTDHIAPGRLFHLRSNLPELAKHVLEDARADFAGKVARGDFVVAGSNFGQGSSREHAPTIIKLAGVGAVLAKSFARIFFRNGINIGLPLIQCDTDQIAEGDELEVDLAAGQVRNLTKGVTIPFTPLPPVMRKILDEGGLVAHIKKHGDLEI, encoded by the coding sequence GTGATTCGTGGCAAGGCCTGGAAGTTTGGCGACGGCATCAGCACCGACCACATCGCCCCGGGGCGGTTGTTCCACCTGAGGTCCAACCTCCCCGAGCTGGCCAAGCACGTGCTGGAGGACGCGCGGGCCGACTTCGCCGGCAAGGTGGCCAGGGGCGACTTCGTGGTGGCGGGCAGCAACTTCGGCCAGGGCTCCAGCCGCGAGCACGCCCCCACCATCATCAAGCTGGCCGGCGTGGGCGCCGTGCTGGCCAAGAGCTTCGCCCGCATCTTCTTCCGCAATGGCATCAACATCGGCCTCCCGCTGATCCAGTGCGACACCGACCAGATCGCCGAGGGCGACGAGCTGGAGGTGGACCTCGCGGCGGGCCAGGTGCGCAACCTCACGAAGGGCGTCACCATTCCCTTCACCCCGCTGCCGCCCGTCATGCGCAAGATTCTCGACGAGGGCGGCCTCGTCGCCCATATCAAGAAGCACGGCGACCTCGAAATCTGA
- a CDS encoding 3-isopropylmalate dehydratase large subunit: MGKTLTEKILGEHAGHDVAPDDFIVARVDWAYVQDGTGPLTVRQMAELGVEKPARPDRCILFIDHASPSPRRELSNDHLTLRRFAQRTGAILSDVGEGVCHVLATENYLSPGELAVGADSHSCTGGALGAFTTGMGSTDIAVAFAFAKTWLRVPRAWKVVVRGKFPKGVYAKDFMLHLIGTIGTEGANYKALEFTGDAVAAMPMDSRLTIANIVVECGAKAGLFPSDDVTRQFLAARGRGGKFRPLAADPDAVYENTLDFDVSRLEPTLSCPHQPDNTKTVGELADVRVDQVLIGTCTNGRLSDFHIAASILKGRRVHPNVRLLLTPGSRQILKQGIGDGTFAALVEAGGTMTAPGCGACVGVHDGILGDGEVCVSTQNRNFEGRMGNPKGLIYLASPAVAAATAIEGRIADPRRYL, translated from the coding sequence ATGGGGAAGACCCTCACCGAGAAAATCCTCGGCGAACACGCGGGGCACGACGTGGCGCCCGACGACTTCATCGTGGCCCGGGTGGACTGGGCCTACGTGCAGGACGGCACGGGGCCGCTCACCGTCCGCCAGATGGCTGAGCTGGGCGTCGAGAAGCCCGCCCGCCCCGACCGCTGCATCCTCTTCATTGACCACGCCTCGCCCAGCCCGCGACGCGAGCTGTCGAACGACCACCTCACGCTCCGCCGGTTCGCCCAGCGCACGGGCGCCATCCTCTCCGACGTGGGGGAGGGCGTGTGCCACGTGCTCGCCACCGAAAACTACCTCAGCCCCGGCGAGCTGGCCGTGGGCGCCGACTCCCACTCGTGCACCGGCGGCGCGCTCGGCGCCTTCACCACCGGCATGGGCTCCACCGACATCGCCGTGGCCTTCGCCTTCGCCAAGACCTGGCTCCGAGTGCCCCGGGCCTGGAAGGTGGTGGTGCGGGGCAAGTTCCCCAAAGGCGTCTACGCCAAGGACTTCATGCTCCACCTCATCGGCACCATCGGCACCGAGGGGGCCAACTACAAGGCCCTCGAGTTCACCGGCGACGCCGTCGCGGCCATGCCAATGGACAGCCGCCTCACCATCGCCAACATTGTCGTCGAGTGTGGCGCGAAGGCCGGCCTCTTCCCGTCCGACGACGTGACCCGCCAGTTCCTGGCGGCCCGCGGCCGCGGCGGCAAGTTCAGGCCCCTCGCCGCCGACCCCGATGCCGTCTACGAGAACACGCTCGACTTCGACGTGAGCCGCCTCGAGCCGACCCTGTCGTGCCCGCACCAGCCCGACAACACGAAGACCGTGGGCGAGCTGGCCGACGTGCGGGTGGACCAGGTGCTCATCGGCACCTGCACCAACGGCCGGCTGAGCGACTTCCACATCGCCGCCTCGATCCTCAAGGGCCGCCGGGTGCACCCCAACGTGCGGCTGCTCCTCACGCCCGGCTCGCGGCAGATCCTCAAGCAGGGCATTGGCGACGGCACGTTCGCCGCCCTCGTCGAGGCCGGAGGCACCATGACCGCGCCCGGCTGCGGCGCCTGCGTGGGCGTGCACGACGGCATCCTCGGCGACGGCGAGGTGTGCGTCTCCACCCAGAACCGCAACTTCGAAGGCCGCATGGGCAACCCCAAGGGCCTCATCTACCTCGCCTCGCCCGCCGTGGCCGCGGCGACGGCGATTGAAGGCAGGATCGCCGACCCGAGGCGATATCTGTGA